A single Paenibacillus sp. FSL R5-0517 DNA region contains:
- a CDS encoding ABC transporter substrate-binding protein, whose translation MKWRKTMGLLLLCVLLVTVAACGGKEAAPAEQNGSTNTESSNEGDNAALKDVKVVLDWTPNTNHTGLYAAVDQGFYKAEGLNVEIVQPGAGGADTMVASNEVPFGVSYQESVTQARTQGVPLVSIAAVIQHNTSGFAAPADRNIKSPKDFEGKTYGGWGSPVEEAVMQSIMEGEGADVSKVKNINMGDADFFTAVKRDIDFAWIFYAWTGIEAELRGEPIDMLYVKDYSDALDYYTPVLVTNEQTIQNDPELVKAFLKATSEGYQYAIDHPEDAANILIKAVPDLDKDLVLASQKWLSPKYTDDALRWGEQKQEVWQNYTDWMFSKKLLDEQVDVSKAYTNAFLPQ comes from the coding sequence ATGAAATGGCGTAAAACAATGGGACTGTTGCTCTTATGTGTACTACTGGTGACTGTGGCCGCATGTGGCGGTAAAGAAGCTGCCCCGGCTGAACAGAACGGCAGCACGAATACGGAGAGCAGCAATGAAGGTGACAACGCAGCCCTCAAGGATGTTAAAGTGGTGCTCGACTGGACACCAAATACGAATCATACCGGCTTGTATGCGGCCGTAGATCAAGGTTTTTATAAGGCCGAAGGCTTGAATGTGGAGATTGTTCAGCCAGGTGCCGGCGGCGCCGATACGATGGTTGCTTCCAATGAAGTGCCATTTGGCGTAAGTTATCAGGAAAGTGTAACTCAAGCCCGTACACAAGGGGTTCCACTCGTCTCCATCGCAGCAGTTATTCAGCATAATACATCCGGGTTCGCTGCTCCGGCGGATCGGAATATCAAATCACCGAAAGATTTTGAAGGGAAAACCTATGGTGGTTGGGGTTCGCCTGTGGAAGAAGCCGTGATGCAATCCATTATGGAAGGCGAAGGCGCCGACGTATCCAAAGTGAAAAACATTAACATGGGTGATGCCGACTTTTTCACCGCAGTGAAACGGGATATTGATTTCGCATGGATTTTCTACGCCTGGACGGGGATTGAAGCTGAACTGCGCGGGGAACCGATCGACATGTTATATGTGAAGGATTATTCAGATGCACTGGATTACTACACGCCTGTTCTCGTTACGAACGAGCAGACGATTCAGAACGATCCTGAGTTGGTGAAAGCATTCCTGAAAGCCACTTCAGAAGGATATCAATACGCAATTGATCATCCCGAAGACGCAGCGAATATTCTGATCAAGGCCGTACCTGATCTGGATAAAGACCTGGTACTGGCAAGCCAGAAATGGCTGAGTCCGAAGTACACGGATGACGCCCTGCGCTGGGGAGAACAGAAACAGGAAGTATGGCAGAACTACACCGACTGGATGTTTAGCAAAAAACTGCTGGATGAACAGGTCGACGTGAGCAAAGCATATACGAACGCGTTTTTACCCCAATAA
- a CDS encoding phospholipase D family protein, which translates to MILKTIIAMILCYSAYVFFTAYLLFLVPSPSAIENTDMQKSLTRGSTTDRVMLLEDGFQSGQVRIQTIREAKTSIDLAYYSIQKGKTSQLFFAALFDAADRGVQVRIILDGIFHSMRGELRDIPDAIAAHPNVELRYYEPLHLFMPWTWHNRLHDKILLVDNTYGIIGGQNIGDKYMALQPPKDYVFDRDVLVYNANDNTNSTVVEMKQYLDQLWNHPFTKPEKHAKRQHHAKGLKELAQLADLYQKAQAQSDPFVKVLPKEWVRGALHSDHVAFIHNPIKRLYKDPIMWRTFVHFANQAKSKVYLQTPYAIPTKKMEKAVHLSMNPKAEWVMLTNSIQQTPNPLAFAGYLSSKERLLDTSLAVYEYEGPYSIHGKSFVMDDYLSMVGSYNLDPRSAFLNTESAVVIYGSAFANELTEAMDIKRAHSTLAVKDEHPAESTNQKGSIFKRIAITALSKLSFLWKFML; encoded by the coding sequence ATGATCCTTAAAACCATAATCGCAATGATTCTGTGTTATAGTGCCTACGTTTTCTTCACAGCCTACCTTTTATTTTTGGTTCCGTCTCCATCTGCTATTGAAAATACGGATATGCAAAAATCGTTAACAAGAGGAAGTACAACAGATCGCGTAATGCTCCTGGAGGACGGCTTTCAATCGGGTCAGGTGAGAATCCAGACCATTCGAGAGGCAAAAACAAGCATCGACCTGGCCTATTACTCCATTCAAAAAGGAAAAACATCTCAGCTTTTTTTTGCTGCTTTATTCGATGCGGCTGATCGGGGTGTTCAAGTTCGAATCATTTTAGACGGGATTTTTCACAGCATGCGCGGAGAATTGCGTGATATTCCAGATGCCATTGCAGCTCATCCCAATGTCGAATTAAGATATTATGAACCACTCCACCTATTTATGCCATGGACATGGCATAATCGTCTGCATGACAAGATCCTTCTTGTCGACAACACATATGGAATCATTGGCGGCCAAAATATTGGTGATAAATATATGGCATTGCAACCCCCAAAAGACTATGTTTTTGATCGGGATGTCCTTGTTTACAATGCAAACGATAATACGAACAGCACGGTTGTTGAAATGAAACAATATCTAGATCAGTTATGGAACCATCCATTCACCAAACCAGAAAAACATGCAAAACGTCAGCATCATGCAAAAGGGTTAAAAGAGCTGGCTCAGCTGGCTGATTTATATCAAAAAGCCCAGGCTCAGAGTGATCCTTTTGTGAAAGTGTTGCCCAAGGAATGGGTTCGAGGAGCGCTTCATTCCGACCACGTTGCTTTCATTCACAATCCAATTAAAAGGCTGTATAAAGACCCCATCATGTGGAGGACATTTGTTCATTTCGCCAATCAAGCAAAGTCGAAAGTGTACCTTCAGACGCCATATGCCATTCCTACCAAGAAAATGGAGAAAGCCGTACATCTGTCGATGAATCCAAAAGCAGAATGGGTCATGCTGACGAATTCAATCCAGCAGACCCCTAACCCTTTGGCTTTCGCGGGATACTTAAGCTCTAAGGAACGGTTGCTTGATACCAGTCTGGCCGTATATGAATACGAAGGCCCTTATTCCATACACGGCAAATCATTTGTCATGGATGATTACCTCAGCATGGTTGGTTCGTATAATCTTGATCCCAGATCTGCCTTCCTAAATACCGAATCCGCTGTGGTCATTTACGGTTCTGCATTCGCCAACGAACTAACAGAGGCTATGGATATCAAACGTGCACATAGTACACTTGCGGTTAAAGATGAACATCCAGCAGAATCTACGAATCAGAAAGGCTCTATTTTCAAACGAATAGCAATCACAGCGTTATCCAAACTGTCTTTTCTCTGGAAATTTATGTTGTAG
- a CDS encoding MFS transporter: MKKLLWIGCLSYFLIGLAHVVLGSILPVALEHYGKDYSQGGTLIFAQFAGFLGGVLLSPWLNRRFGKRGGLLIATALLCIAELSYMLLPPWGWMYVIAPAAGFGFGMVEAVIGTIIIAAIKDNTAVAMSRLEVLFGIGAMVMPLMASGLIAAGYWRLSFLVVAICAALTFAFWAKGSFGELDKVLERRKPADASRHTHTASASGEPHSADTRIPGPTYRGRNLTLLVLFVLFFFLYVGTEMSLANFMPAILIEKMNMKEAGAALSVTCFWIAMSVGRLFAGYIAEKFQYRVYVLYSCLASVLLLMVFPFTDQIWSAFLIILLLGLAMSGIFSIALVFASKLLPGTEESTPSILIASGGVGGAILPLTTGWSLDHLAVNQSAWMLAIFAVGLLVISVITYQWQNKHLVDPAT, encoded by the coding sequence ATGAAAAAATTACTTTGGATCGGGTGTCTCTCCTATTTCCTCATTGGACTTGCCCACGTTGTGCTTGGTTCCATTCTGCCCGTTGCACTGGAACATTACGGCAAAGATTATAGCCAGGGCGGGACATTGATCTTCGCTCAATTTGCCGGATTCCTGGGCGGTGTATTGTTATCTCCGTGGCTGAACCGACGCTTTGGTAAAAGGGGAGGCCTGTTAATCGCAACAGCATTGCTCTGTATCGCAGAATTATCCTACATGCTGTTGCCGCCATGGGGCTGGATGTACGTCATCGCACCCGCTGCCGGTTTCGGATTCGGAATGGTTGAAGCTGTCATTGGCACCATTATCATCGCTGCAATCAAAGACAATACTGCTGTTGCCATGAGCCGACTGGAAGTGTTATTCGGGATCGGAGCGATGGTCATGCCGCTCATGGCCAGCGGTCTGATTGCTGCCGGATACTGGCGTTTATCCTTTCTCGTTGTTGCGATCTGCGCAGCGCTGACCTTTGCTTTCTGGGCGAAAGGATCATTCGGTGAGCTGGACAAGGTTCTGGAGCGACGGAAGCCAGCCGATGCTTCGAGACACACTCACACTGCCAGTGCATCAGGTGAACCGCATTCCGCAGATACCCGTATACCCGGCCCAACCTATCGTGGACGCAACCTGACTCTTCTGGTTCTGTTCGTCCTGTTCTTCTTCCTTTATGTTGGCACTGAGATGAGCCTTGCAAACTTCATGCCAGCGATCCTGATTGAGAAAATGAACATGAAGGAAGCCGGAGCAGCGCTTAGTGTCACCTGCTTCTGGATTGCCATGTCTGTAGGACGACTCTTCGCGGGATATATCGCAGAGAAATTCCAGTACCGCGTCTATGTGCTGTACAGTTGTCTTGCATCTGTGCTTTTGTTAATGGTGTTTCCATTTACAGACCAAATCTGGTCTGCGTTTCTCATCATCTTGCTACTCGGACTTGCCATGTCAGGCATTTTCTCGATTGCCCTAGTCTTCGCCAGTAAACTGCTGCCTGGAACCGAAGAATCCACACCTAGCATTTTGATTGCCTCAGGTGGGGTTGGCGGTGCCATTTTGCCTTTGACCACGGGATGGAGTCTTGATCATCTGGCGGTTAATCAATCCGCATGGATGCTTGCTATCTTTGCAGTTGGCCTGCTTGTCATTAGCGTGATCACGTACCAGTGGCAGAACAAACATTTGGTCGATCCAGCGACTTAA